A window of Macrotis lagotis isolate mMagLag1 chromosome 1, bilby.v1.9.chrom.fasta, whole genome shotgun sequence genomic DNA:
TTGGTCCTTTCCCACCCCTTCTCATAACTCCCAgattcatttcttattctttcttcaattatttattcCAATCTCTGTTGAAGCTCTCCACAATATCCTGGCTCCCATTTCCTCTCTCTTCTGGCTGCTAGCTTCCAGAAACATTTGCTTTATCTAATCACCAAATCTCTTccaatctattttttcccctacaGATTGTAAACATGCCCAAGTCTTCCCCTTCTTCAAAAAAACCCCCCACACAATCCCACTATCTAGCTAACTATTGTTCcatgtttctcttccttttctgaatCTTGACTTCTGGAAGAAGCTATCTATACATTGTCTCAACTTCCTTTTTCACTCTATTAATCCTTTGGAATCTGTATTCTGATCTCATCACTTGAGTGAGCTTGCTCTCTTCAAAGTCACCAAAAATCTCCTATCAAAAGTAATGGCCTCTtatttctcaatcttttttttctttgacaaccTTTGATGTTgtcactttctctttcctctctcctctgtggttctcttggttctcctgcCAGCTGTCTGTTCTCTGACCCTTCCTCTTCAGTCTGCTGCTCTGTCATTTATGTCATGTCTGCCAGGAGTGTTCCCTAAAATTCTGTCCTGggcctcttcccttttttctctctgctttctcttttagtgatctcatcagttcacAAGGATTCAATAATCATGCATATGACAATATGCATATGACTCCCAGATCTCTCCACTCCTGGTTTCTTTCTTGTGATGCAGCTTCTTATCACCAAGCGCTCATTGAGCATCCTGTGGGAACCTCAAATTCAGCATGTCCCAAAGAGAATTCTTTATTCCCCTATCCCCAAAACTCTTTTCCCAAGCTTCTTTAATACCATCACTTCAGAGTCAAAACTTTGATATCATCTTGGACACCTCACTCCCATGCCATGATTgaaatcagttgccaagtctccTTTCTGTTGGAGGAGGCTGGGAGGTCCAATGGATAGAGCTGTACTTGGGAGTTAGGAAagcttaaattcaaatcttgcctttgataCCTCTTATTCtgttccctcttctgtaaaatgggggtaatagcacctacctctcacaGGGCTGTGGTGAGAATAAAGTGGAATATTTACTTGTAAAGTGTTTGGCTTAAACTGCTGTCCAAACGCTAGCTAGTATTTTTCTCTGCCTCTTCCTCTAGAGATGCCCCTTCTCATTGTCTTGCATCTATACCGTTAAAATGGTCTTTTTCTGTTTCCCAGTCTCAAGCCTTTCTCCCATTCCAGTTGTCTCTCATAGCAaccagtgattttcctaaaaagcTGATCTGACCATATTTGCCCTACGCAACGAATTCTTGTGGTTTCAAATCAAGTATCAAATAGATCGTGTCAAATGGAAACTCTGTGTGGTGTGTGTAAAAtcgggattaagtaatttgcccaaggccacagagctagctAACTAaatgtcttgaggctggatttgaattcatgtcctccagACTTCAGTGGTGGtgatctatctgctgcaccacttagctaccctccAGCTCTTAAATGCCTCTCCctgctcccttctctttcccaccTCACTTTTTAGCTCcccttcatctttttctcttctctccccctcttcctctttcccctttcttccctcttcatttcttctctccccaTCTATCTCTCtacttcccccttctctccatctctccccctttctttcccattcctctccccacccttctctttctctatccctttccatctctcttttcccatctttttccttcttcccctctccccctccatcCCTGGAATGTATTCCTCCCCCTCTACCCCTTATCCCTGGTTTTCTTAAAGCATCATGTTAAAGCCAACCTTCATGAAATCTCTCCCGATGGCTGCCCCTGTCAGGACACTCCCTCTTCCCCAATTCTGCACTTTGGCTCATTGGCCAGTCCCTGTTACATTCCCGAGCCTTCTATCCTACCGAatgctccttgagaacaggaactaaAGCCTCACGTCTGTGTTTCTTTCGATTATCACCAAGAGAGTAACTGCTTAATAAAATGCTAGTCATTTGATCCAGAAAGGATATAGTGCAAATATTATTGTCATTTACATACAGCGAAGTTGAGCCTGAGAAGATTGGAGGGGATTTCTTAGAATCAGTCAATTCATCCACAAACATTAAAGCCCTACTATGTGTCAAATGCTCTGTGCAAAAAAAACGCAAtacttcctgccctcaaggagcttacatactAGGTGGGGAGAATAAGCTGGGTTTGGTTTGGCAGCTAAGGATCTCCGTTTTCTTGCCTTTCTGCTCACTTTTAACTCCAGGACTCCACTTTGGAGAGCATCTGGTACCCAGAGCTGGATAATAGGGCCCACACAGATGTTGGGAGGTGGGCCAGTGGCCCCGGGAGGGTGCAGCCACAGCAGAGGGCCAGCTCTGGAGGGGAAGTCTCCGTTTTCTTCAGCAGCCCTCCCATCATTtcctgggggtggtggtggtggtgtgtgtggTTGGGGTGTATTTGATGGAGGGTGGAGGGGCCCAGAAGGCTGGAGTCGGAAGAGTGGAGGCTGAAGGGAAGGTCCGAGGTCGGGGAGCCTGGGAGTCCGAGGACTTCCCTCGGGATAGAGAGAGACGCTCAGAGGCGCTTGGAGGAGTCCGAGGTTTTATTCCTCCCGCGTGTGCCCCCAGTCCCCCCCCCGCATGTGGCTCTCGGCCGTCGGGTCAGGGCAGGTCGGGGACACGGCCCCCAAATCGATAAGTGTACTTTCGGCCGCCGCTCTTGTGCACGATGTCCCGGCGGTAATAGTAACGCAGACCCCGGCTCAGTTTCTCGTAGTTCATTCCCGGCTTCTTTTTCCGCTCCCCCCACAGGCGGGCCACCTGCGCAGAGCGAGACCAGCTGTGGAGCACCTGGCCGCGGGCCCCCCAAGCCCAGGGGaaccgggggggggggcaggtgcAGGCAGGGGCAGGGAGGGGCAAGGGCGGGGCTAGGGGCAGGATCGGGGGTCAGGGGCAGGTGCGGGGAGGGGTAGGTGTGGAGAGGAGAAGGGGCAGGATGAGGGGCAAGAGCCGAGGGGGCGGGGGCAAGGACAGGGGCGGGAAGGGGTAggtgtggggaggggaaggggcagAATCAGGGCCTGGGGCaggtgtggggagggggaggaagcgCAGCTGGCGCCTTACCTCCTTTGGGTCGCACAGCTGGAACTCCCGGCTGTTCCCTGTCCAGCGGATGCAACCCTCACCCGCTCGGTCCCGGAGAAGTTCCAGCAGAAATTGCCAGAGCTGAATGGGACCTGAGGAGAGGGTGGGTGGGTGAGAACGCAGGTGAGCAGCCTCCCAGTCTCTTTTCCTCAAAGCCTCCTTATACCCCCCCCCCCGAGTGTGGGTGCTCGATTCACACAATTCGAACTTCCCTTTCCAGGACCCCACGGGCACCATCACGGGGCATCCTCAGCCCCAGTTCCCCACCTCCCGCTTCATCCGCCGCCCAGCGACCCCAGCCCCAGCTCTAGCCCCCCTTACTCAGGGACTCCAGCGTCCGATTTGCCAATAGCAGCCCCCAGCTCTCTTCTCTCAAGCCGCAGCGTTGTATTTCCTCAGgatcccctttcccctctcccccaatttCAATGGGATCTTAGCGGTCACTTACCGCGGTGGCCGGTCCTGGGGCCTCGGGGGGCCGCGGCGCGGTCCTGGCGTGGCGTCGGGTTGGAAGGGACTGCACACCCGCTCGAGGGGGCTGGACATTGCGAAGGTTGGCTCAGCCCCCAGGTGGCGGGATGGTCCCTCGTGGCGGGGCCAGTGCTGCCTCCCTCCCAACAAGGGCCGATGGAGCAGTCCCAGTGGGGAGGGCCGCTTGGGGCAGAGGGGGCGGCCCACGAGGGGAAGCTGGCCTGGCTCGGGGGGAGCTCCGTGATCCCCGCGCTTTCCGAGTGGGTGAAGGGAGTAGGGCCGCAGGGCTGGGAGGCTGGGTTGAGCCACGCAGAGTCGCTCCAGTCTCCGGACCACTGAAGGTTCAAGGAGCAGGCGTCTAGGAGGAGAGACCTTGTCACGGTCTGGACAGGTGCAGGCAGGCGCAGGGGCCCCCACCCCAAGGGCAAAGactccctctcctccctcactTGGGGAGCTCCAGGAATTCGACTCCTCGATGACGGTCCCTGAATTCACTTGGAGGATATTCGAGGGGACTCTCTCTCCCCAGTCTGCGCCCTTCCCAGAAACCTTGGCTCCCTAATCTCCTCCTTCATCTACGTAGGGGCCTGAAGGCAGACCTCCAAGGACTCACCAGTCCCCCACGGAAATTCGGGCAACAGGAAACCCGAGCCGCATTCGTTAGCCGGttctggggagggaggagggaggagggagtaaGCATCACTCTGCCCCATCCTGGGGACCCAGGAGTGCTCCCCGCCCCCATCTTCTGAAAGCCTGGCCTCCAGCATATCTCCCTAGCCCCGAAACTGATTTTCTGCCTAATTTCATTTCCACCTTCCGAGCCTTTGCAGGCTGTTGAACCCTTTCCCTGCactcctttctcccccccctccaTTAAGGTATTTTTCTAGCTCAAACATCACCTTCTCCAAGAGGTCTTATCTGATCCCACCAGCTGCTAATACTTCTGAAAATCACGTGcattgagtttattttttaaaatatttatacaataaatTCAAGCTTCTCCCTGTAGACTGTAAGCTCCCAGAGGACAGGCTCATAGTAGAAAGTTCACAAATATTCATTGATTCGGGTCTTAGGTCTCCAGTACCCGTTCTCTCGGACCCACCTATCCGTTCCACTACCCCCAGCTCTTGCCCCTAAATGGTTCTATACTTCCCACCTCTCCTTACCTTTCCATCCTATCCCCAGGGGCCTAGGGTCCAAGCCTCTGGGGTCTGACACGGTGGAAGTCTTCGAGTTATAAAAATCTGCTTCTCCTGAGGCTGGAGCGGGGAAGGCAAAGGGCCTGGAGTTAGGGCCTCACGATTTTCAGAATGGGGTTAGGGTCAGGTGGGCCGGTATTGCTCATCCCTCCCCCGACCCCCCTGGCATTGTACCTAGGCCTGGGTGCTCCAGGGGCACGTCCTGCAGTGCTAGCTCATCCCAGCAAAGCCAGTTGAGGTCCATGGTCTCTTGTGGTTGACCGCAGCGGCAGGGTGCTAGGAAGGAGAGAGGCCCATGAGACGGGGTACTCAGTCAGCCAGGTGCAACCCGCTGACTCAGAGATCCCAGGGGATTCAGAGAGAGCTCGGGGAACCCCCTCCAGCCACCTCATCTGACAGACCCCagtggatttttaaaattcatttttcactCTCTCCAGGAATCTGTTCCTCAATTCCCCCCAGGAGACTGGACCCTTGCTGAGGTAGCATCCTTGAGGTCCCAATGAGTCCTGAAATCCTTCGCTCTCTCAGCAGCCCAAGGAATCCGGTGCCCCCCGATCCCAGTCATTCTTCCAATCCGCCAGGGGCTTCGGGTTCTCCGACCCTCCCCTCCATAGCCCCAGGCATCGGACACTCCAGACCCTCCCTCAGGGACCCAGGCCTCGGAGGTTCTCCCATCCTCCCTCGTGGCCCCAAGGCATCCCGCTCTCCTCGAGTCCCAAGTCCCCGTGGCGCACTCACCTCTCTGGTGGTGTTCTGTCCCTCACCCCCGGGGTCCTCGGCCCCATTTCATACACAAGCCCCCCTCCCTACTCTCTGGGGAGGGGGCATATTTTCCGACACGTCAGAGACTTTTGGAATTGGGAAGGGGTCAGGTTGCAATTGCAGCAGGGGGCGGGGTTGCGCCGGGGACTCATCCCGAGTGGTGGACCGGCCATCTCGAAGGCTAGACATCTCCCGGGGAGTCCTAGGACACCCTCTTTATTCTGACTTTCCTCAATGGAGTCCACTCTAACTTGGGGCCTCGTCTTGCTAGCTTGAGGGGCAGGGGGGGGTTGGGGGGCGCAGGTCCGATCCCCCCAGCACCAGCCCCTCACTCTCAGGGCCGCGGAGTCCGAGTCAGCCGGGCTGCCTGGAGAGGGGGGGATCAAGCGAGCTAGCGAGCCCCAGCCCCTGGCCACCCCTAGCCCCGCTCTCAGGGGCTTGAGCGTCTGCCTCTGTCGCAGCTGCTGGGCGAAACCCGCTGCTCGAGGGATGGGCGGTGGGTGGCTCTGGAGGATTTGGGGGACCTGAGGCAGGGTGTGGAGGGGCTCGCTGTGGGGTCTGTGGGCAACTTTAGTAGGCTGAGACTTGGGAAGCAGCGCTGAGCCTCAGGGAGCTTAGACATGGGGACCCGGAGCGGGGTCTCTGGGCTGGGAGGGGGCTGCGGGGCCGATGGTCTGGCAAGTGGCTCTGGGGCCGGCTCGAACTCTTATCTCCGGAAGTGGGGGATTTCCGGCTGGGCCCCCCGGGGGCTGACGTCACAATCGGCGAGCGTGACGGgcttggggaggggggattgGAGTCTCCGCGGGTCGTCTCGCTCAGACACCCCAGCCTTGGATCCTGCCTCTTTTAGGGGGGATGGgcttgccccttctttcttcagGAAAGCCCCTTGGTACTCCATTTCCCAACACCCCATCCAAGGAGAGCGAGGGTTGCCTTGTGAGCTGGGCCCTATTGATTCCAGTCCCAAGTGAGCAGCTAGCGGGGGCCTATAGGGATGATAGACTCCCTGAGCAGAGGCTCCAAGGACTCCATCCCTGCCTTCTGGCTGCACCTTCTCCAAGGGCCCCCCCTCCATTTCTCCTCTCAGCATCTGccactgtttcctcatctgtggtgCCTTAGTCCCAGTTTGTCTCCTTGCTTTTGTTCctagggctcagtttcctcatgtgtaattGGGCAGCGATGCCCATGAAATCTTAGCCCCCCACTGGCTCCAGTAAGGCTCAAAACTGCACATATGTACAGGTCTGTAAATCTTGGGAGACAAAGAAGGGGCAGCTCCCATTGTTTCCCAAACCCTCCTGAGCCTCTATCTGTTTCTCCATCTGACTCTTCCTGTTTCTGTCCTCCATCACTCAATGTGTGTTTACTTTAATCTTTGAGTTGGTCTGgtcctcttccccccacccaagACCCTGGAAAATCGGCTGGGGGGGTCTAGCCCAAGAGGGGAGGGGACCCCCCAAGGTCATTTCCTGTTGGAGGATGGGCTCCATTCTGACccttaacacccccccccccagtgtaaTGGAAAATATGACATCACAGAATCCAAAGGAGGGGAAAGCCATTTGTTTGGGCTTTTCCTGGGACAGATCCCTCCTCCTCAGCAGCTACCATCCTTCTTAGAGAAGGACTCCTAGGGTCTCATCTTCCCAAActttgcccccccacccccaacttgaGAAGTTGGTAGGCCCTGGATGGCTGATGTCAAGATGGCAACTTGATGACAAAATGCGCTAGAGTTGTCTGattgaaagaattcaaatttaTTCCGATTGGGGACAGGGGCAAGGTTATCATCTTAGGGGATAAGGGggaatcttggggggggggtctgggcTATCTAAGCCCtagtttcttcttctccttttgcttCTTCCTCACAACATCCAGGTTGCGGTCCTTCCACATACTCTTGCGCAGCTTGATGGGACGTGAGCCCACATACTTCCCTGGGGGGAGAGAGCTGGGTCAGTCAGGGCATCTGGGCTCGGGGCACCGGACTTGGGGGCCTCAGGATCCGACTTACCGTTCATCTCCCTCATGGCCCGCACATAGTCACTGGGGTCCTTGAAACTGACAAAGCCGTAACCCTTGGTCTTCCCTGTGCGCTTATCCCGGATCACTTTGGCCTTGAGGAAGGAGGGGAACCTGCTGAAGGCTCTGGCCAAAATGTCATCATTCACCTCATTGCCCAGGTCCCCACAGAAGATCCGGAAGTCATCTAGGCCacaaagggagagggaggagaagatgGCCTCCTTTCACCAACTCTGCCCCAGCCTCTCCTCAGCCTCGGGCTCCAGTAGCCTCTCATCTTTTACCTGCATCCCACTCCAGGAGGCTGGGGTCTTCCCAACTGCTCCCTGCTGCTGTTCGGATGCAACGCTTTAGTTTCTCTGGCTTCCCTTTCTTCTTGTCCTCACCCAAAGGCTCTGGGACCTGAGAGGATGTGGCAGGGGTAAGGACTGAAGAATCTTTGGGAGCAGACCCTAAGGTAAAATTTTCTCAACTCAAGTATTTTATTCAATGTCCACTGTTGGGAAAGATTCCCCGATACCCTCCGAATCACCTTTGCCCTCCTCAGAGCCACCCCTATGCTGTTCTCAACAGAGGTCCATACTGACCTCGAGGGCCATGAGTCCCGGAGGTGGCTGGGGTTCGGGCCGAGGCCGGGGCCTGGGTCTGAGGGACAGGAGCTCAGGGATTCTCAAAGGTGGAAGCAGACCCCGAACGACTTCCAGGGGTAGAGGCAGGGGTTCTGGCTCAGGCAGGGGCATGGCCAAGGGCAGGGGGAGGCTGGGCCCAATGACTGCAGCAGCTCCTGGGCCCCCCACAGCTGCACCTGCTTCTTCCAGTCCTGCAGCTGCAGCAGCTGCCACAGCCACAGCAGCagcttcctctttctctttcagccccaggcccaggcccaggcctAGTTCCCGAGGGGCTGGAGGCTCCTCCTGCCAAACAAGGAGATGAAGGCATCAGAGAAATAGAGGAGAAATGATGGGCCTTGGAACCGAGTTATGGCCAGAGCGGGCCCACTATCCCTACCTCCAAGGCCAGCAGGCACTCACAGCTCAGAATGTGAAATACCTGAGGGGGATGAGTGGAGGgagcagaaaaaaagagatggaaatgaagatgaaatagaaCAAGAAAGGGAGATACACAGAGGGAAACAGGGAAAACTGAAGTACAGAAATCTAAGGGAGACCCAAAGGGACACTGATGACACACTCAAAGTTGGAGAAATATAAGTGTCCCCACATGTTCCTTTCTCATATGCAGTGGACACTCACTGGGGGGGGCCTCAGGGTTGCCATTGTGCCAAGTGGGGGTCCTGGTGCCCGGGCCATAGGTGGCAACATCATGGGAGGTCCAGGGGGCCCAGGCAGGGGAGGCCCTACCAGGGCCTGGTGTGGTGGCCGAAGAGCCATGGGCCGTGGGCCACCTGctgaaaagagaggaaatataTGGTGAAGGGGGTCCTTGAGTCTCTGAGGTGCCGGGGGACGCCAAAGAGGGGATGGGGCCGGGCCAGGAACATTCCCTGGGCCCTTCTCTCACCCGCTCTCTGCAGCACATGGGGGACGAAGGCTGGGCGCAGGATGGGGGGACGCTGCGGGGGCACTGCTGAGAgacacagagatggagacaggGCGTGAAGGGTCATGTCTCAGGTCCCAGGGTTCAGGGGTTGAGACATTTTTCATGGGGTGCTGGGGTCACTGCTGGCATTTCTAGAGTCAATCTTTTGAATCTCAGGGAGATCAGGGATCATTGGGATGTATGTGGGAGGAGGGAATGGGATTCTAGAAGGTTAGATGACGTTTCTGAGGGTTTGACAGTATCTTTTGGGGTCCCTTGGGTTACCAGGTCTCTGCAAAAGTACTACAGTTAGGagatgcgtgtgtgtgtgtgtgtgtgtgtgtgtgtgtgtgtgtgtgtgtgtgtaagcgtAATTGCTGGGAGTGCTAGGGGCTCTGGAAAGAATCCTGAGGAAGTCTCAAAATCCTAGAGGGATTTCCTGGGTTGATTAATTAATTTGAATGGATGGGTGGAAGGGGAAGAGCCTAGGGGTATGAGTGTGTGTTGGGGCAGAGAATGTTGAATCCTAGGCTTTGAGTCCTGGGCACTGACCCGCCCGGCGAAGGAACATGGCATCTCGGGCCTCGGGGCTGTCAAGACGTCCTCTATCTCCACCAGGGCCAAAACCAACtgtgggagagaaaaaaactgcATGGGTGGATGGACCACCTCGCTGCCTCCTTCTTGACCCTCCCTCATACTTCCTTCCCAACTCACCAGGACCCACAAAGGGGCCAGGGGGACCTACAATGGGAGCAATTActgtggctgctgctgctgcccggGCCTCCAGGCTCTGCTGGACCTGACCGGGGGGAGGACAAGAGAAAGAGGTCAGTGAAGGAGGGACAAAGGGTAAAAAGCCGGCTTGGAATGAACGAATCAGTTGAACGGTCCCGTCTACACCCAGGAAAGCACACCATACCCCCCTACCTGCTGGTAGGTGTTGGTGGCAATGATTGGGCGGATCACAGGTGCAGGCTCCACAGCTGGCACAACTGGGGCTGGAATCCCAGATATCGGAGCCCCCAAGACTTCCTGCTCAAACCTGTGGGGCAGAAATACGAAAGGTTTCAGACATAAAATCTCTGGGGACGGCGGCAGACTCGGGAATGCCAGGGCAGAGGGTCGGAGCCGGAAGAGGCGAGGGGGTGCCCGGAGACGTCCCGCCGGTCGGAGTCTGACACTTTGGGGGCAGGACGAATCCTGAGGAAAAGCGGCAGGGGCGGGGCAGAGGAGACGAAACCAGAGCGGGCAGGGGAGGCCCCAGAGGCCCGCGCCGAGGAGACCCCAGGGGGCCGGGGTGGGCACGGCCGCCCCCCGCCCAGCAGGTCTCCCCCCCACTCGCGGGCTGCTGGGGGGAGGCCGCCCGGCCCGGGGCGCGGCGGGGGAGGGGGCTCACAGGGCCATCTCCGCCTCCATCTCTTTCAGTCGCTCCTCGCCGCTCTTCCCGGGCAGGCCGGGCCCCGGGCCCGCGGGCAAGGCTCCCCCCGCGACCGGGAGTCCCGGAGGCGGCCCTGTCCCTGCCATCGTCGTCGCCACTGTCGCTTCCGCCGCGGACACCGTCTGCCGTCCGAGCGGGCGCACGTCGATGACGCCAGGACGCACGTGCTCCGTCGGACCCAACCAGCTCCGCTCTGCGCGGGTCCGGCAGGCGCGCAAGCGCAGTTGCTTCCTCGCAGCCTGGGCCAACGAGAGCTCGCGGAGCCGGAGGCCACGCCCCCAGCCTGCAACTTTGTTTCCATCGCCCGGCACTTCCCCGCAGGGAGgacggggcgggggcggggccgtcCCCTCCACGGCCGGCTCGGACCCGGGCTCAGGGCTCAGCCCGCCAGTAACTGGCCGAGCCTGGCCCGGGCTCGGCAGAATCCCCGACTCCCTCGTGGGCCCCCGGGACATGGGAAGATTGGGGAGCTGGCAAGACTGAGACCCCGCGCCTCGGCCCCCTCAGCTGGCCGTGACCCGAGAGCTGCTACGAGGGAAAGACCCGGTGGATGCCCCTGGCCTTGGCCAGGCTAAGGGAGGGGCCTTCCCCTGGAGAGCCCCGGGTGGGCGCCAGTCCTTCCCCCACGCCCGGGAGGGCCCAGCTCCTCCGCTGGGCGTGGGTCGGTCGGGTCTTGGCCCTTATAGGGGAAGTTATGAGGGGGGCAGGGTGGCGGGTCGGTCTCTGCTCCCCCCTCTCCAAACCCAACCTAAAGGAGATCCTCGGGGATCATGAGGTCCAGTCCTTGGTTTGTTGGGGCCCCAGAAATGCGAAGTGATTTAAGGTCACATCCAACTCTTAGCAATTCAAATTGTAATAAACGGGAGTTCAGGTCTCACAGACCACCGTGTCCTGCCCTTGAAAGGAAGGACAGCCT
This region includes:
- the LOC141509375 gene encoding ETS translocation variant 2-like, which produces MDLNWLCWDELALQDVPLEHPGLASGEADFYNSKTSTVSDPRGLDPRPLGIGWKEPANECGSGFLLPEFPWGTDACSLNLQWSGDWSDSAWLNPASQPCGPTPFTHSESAGITELPPSQASFPSWAAPSAPSGPPHWDCSIGPCWEGGSTGPATRDHPATWGLSQPSQCPAPSSGCAVPSNPTPRQDRAAAPRGPRTGHRGPIQLWQFLLELLRDRAGEGCIRWTGNSREFQLCDPKEVARLWGERKKKPGMNYEKLSRGLRYYYRRDIVHKSGGRKYTYRFGGRVPDLP